In Mycobacteriales bacterium, the genomic window CCTCGACGATGCGGCCGCCGACGAAGACGTGCACGTAGTCGGGCTTTATGTAGTTGAGAATCCGCGTGTAGTGGGTGATCAGCAGGGTGCCGATCGTGCCCGCTTCGCGGATCCGGTTGACGCCGGCCGACACGATCCGCAGCGCGTCGACGTCGAGCCCCGAATCGGTCTCGTCCAGAATCGCGATCTTCGGCTTGAGCAGCTCGAGCTGGAGCACCTCGAAGCGCTTCTTCTCACCGCCCGAGAAGCCCTCGTTGATCGAGCGTTGCAGGAACGACGGGTCGATCGCCAGCCGGTCGAACGCCTCGTTGAGCTCCCTGGTCCAGGTGCGGAGCTTCGGCGCCTCGCCGGTGACCGCGGTGACCGCCGTACGGAGGAAGTTCGTGACGCTCACTCCCGGCACTTCGACCGGGTACTGCATGGCGAGGAACAGCCCGGCCCGGGCTCGTTCGTCCACGGTCATCGAAAGCACGTCGGCGCCATCGAGGGTCACGCTGCCGTCGGTCACCCGGTAGCGCGGATGTCCCGCGATCGAGTAGGCGAGCGTGGACTTGCCGGAGCCGTTCGGGCCCATGATCGCGTGCGTCTCGCCCTGCTTCACCGTGAGGTCGACGCCGCTGAGGATCTCCCGGGGCGCGTCGCCCTCGCCCTCACCGGCGACCTCGACGTGCAGGTTCTTGATCTCCAGCGTTGCCATTGCGCGTTACTCCTTCACGGCGACGTAGACCTCGTCGCCGTCGACGTGTACGGGAAAGACGGGAACGGGCTCGGTGGCCGGCAGGCCGGTGGGCTTGCCGGTCCGAAGGTCGAAGCGCGATCCATGCAGCCAGCACTCGACGGTGCCGGCCTCGACGTCACCGTCGGAGAGCGCCACCTCTGCATGCGAGCACTCGTCGAGCAGCGCCAGGACCTCGCCATCGGTGCGTACGACGCAGACCGGCGTGTGCCGGATGTCGACGTGAAGCGGGCGGTTGTCGAGCAGGTCGGACAGCCCGCACACCCGGACGTAGCCGCGCATCATGTGGACGCACCGAGCTCGCGCTCGACCGCCGCGACCAGGCGGTCGCGCACCTCGGGCACACCGATCCGGTCAACGATATCGGTGAAGAAGCCGCGTACGACGAGCCGGCGCGCCTCGGACTCGGTGATCCCCCGCGCCATCAGGTAGAACAGCTGCTCGTCGTCGAAACGTCCGGTCGTGCTCGCATGACCGGCGCCGATGACCTCACCGGTCTCGATCTCGAGGTTCGGGACGGAGTCGGCGCGCGCCCCGTCGGTGAGGAGCAGGTTGCGGTTCTCCTCGTAGGTGTCGGTGCCGATCGCATCGCGGCGGATCAGCACGTCGCCGATCCACACCGTGCGCGCGTGGTTGCCCTGCAGCGCTCCCTTGTAGGTCGCCCGGCTGCGGCAGTGCGGCTGGTTGTGGTCGACGAACAGGCGGTGCTCGAGGTGCTGCTCGGCATCCGCGAAGTACAGCCCGAGGAGTTGGGCGTTGCCACCCGGTCCGGTGAAGTGCACGGTGGGCGTGAGCCGGACCAGGTCACCGCCGAGCGACACGACCGCTGAGGTGAACGTCGCGTCGCGGCCGACCGCAACGGACTGCTGCTCGACGTGGACGGTGTCGTCGTCCCAGTCCTGGAGGCTGACCAGGGTCAGCCGGGCGCCGTCACCGACGAGCACCGACAGCAGTGCGCCATACGTCGCGCTGCCCGCGTGGTCGATGATCACGGTGGCGCTGGCGTTGGCGCCGATCTCGACTATCACGTGGCCCCAGACGATCTCCTCGCTGGTCGAGCCCCGCAGCTCGACGACGGCCGGGCGATCGAGCTCGGCACCGGCCGGGATACGCAGCGCGATCGCGCCACCCGAATGTGCGTGTGCGAGCGCCGCGACGCGGTCGACCGGAGCCGGGACTGCGGTGCGCAGCGGATCATCATCGGCCAACTCGACCAGCTCGACACCGTCGGGCAGGTCCGAGGTCCACTTCAGGTGCGCGTCGCTCGCGGTGTCCTCGAGCAACCGGGTCATCCGGCGACGAGGCGTGAACCGCCATTCCTCCTCGCGACCCGCCGGCATCGGGAAGTCGGCCGGGTCGAACGACACGCGGCGGTACGCCGCCGACACGATCGGCGGCGCGCCGCGCTCCGCGCGTGACTCCCCGGCGAC contains:
- a CDS encoding non-heme iron oxygenase ferredoxin subunit; protein product: MMRGYVRVCGLSDLLDNRPLHVDIRHTPVCVVRTDGEVLALLDECSHAEVALSDGDVEAGTVECWLHGSRFDLRTGKPTGLPATEPVPVFPVHVDGDEVYVAVKE
- the sufD gene encoding Fe-S cluster assembly protein SufD translates to MSPEPAPASVAGESRAERGAPPIVSAAYRRVSFDPADFPMPAGREEEWRFTPRRRMTRLLEDTASDAHLKWTSDLPDGVELVELADDDPLRTAVPAPVDRVAALAHAHSGGAIALRIPAGAELDRPAVVELRGSTSEEIVWGHVIVEIGANASATVIIDHAGSATYGALLSVLVGDGARLTLVSLQDWDDDTVHVEQQSVAVGRDATFTSAVVSLGGDLVRLTPTVHFTGPGGNAQLLGLYFADAEQHLEHRLFVDHNQPHCRSRATYKGALQGNHARTVWIGDVLIRRDAIGTDTYEENRNLLLTDGARADSVPNLEIETGEVIGAGHASTTGRFDDEQLFYLMARGITESEARRLVVRGFFTDIVDRIGVPEVRDRLVAAVERELGAST
- the sufC gene encoding Fe-S cluster assembly ATPase SufC; protein product: MATLEIKNLHVEVAGEGEGDAPREILSGVDLTVKQGETHAIMGPNGSGKSTLAYSIAGHPRYRVTDGSVTLDGADVLSMTVDERARAGLFLAMQYPVEVPGVSVTNFLRTAVTAVTGEAPKLRTWTRELNEAFDRLAIDPSFLQRSINEGFSGGEKKRFEVLQLELLKPKIAILDETDSGLDVDALRIVSAGVNRIREAGTIGTLLITHYTRILNYIKPDYVHVFVGGRIVEEGGPELADTLEAEGYEKWAGR